The Brassica oleracea var. oleracea cultivar TO1000 chromosome C6, BOL, whole genome shotgun sequence genomic interval NNNNNNNNNNNNNNNNNNNNNNNNNNNNNNNNNNNNNNNNNNNNNNNNNNNNNNNNNNNNNNNNNNNNNNNNNNNNNNNNNNNNNNNNNNNTAAACCGACATGCGGTTTACGGGCTGTTGGTTAAGAAATCGCAAGTTGGGCCTCGAGTCGTGTCTTAGGTCCCTTTGGGCCGTCTTTCGACTCGAAGCGTTTATTACGGCTTCTTTCGATAAAGAATGAACTTTCTGCGGTTTTTACAGTAAAGTTTGATTGATAACTTAGAAATGGCGGGGAACGTGAGATGGGTTCGCTACGGTATTCGTGAGATAACATCGAAGGGTAGACGAGAATGCATGGACTGATGTCGTAACGACGTTTCGAAAGAGCTCGATCACTACGTAGCGACCGAACTTTGGTCCGAGCTCGGTCGCTACGTAGCGACCGAGCTTCTGCTCGAGCTCGGCCGCTACGTAGCGACCGAGTGGGGCACGCGTTTGGTCGGCGCGTAACGATCCTTCTCGAGCTCTTGTCCGGTGATTCGCGTTTCTTCCGCAAAGGTTTTTCGTAAAGAAGAATCTATTTCGAAAAAGTATTTGTCGGAGAAGTTTCCTACATTTTTCTTTTTCGGGGATTTTGAACGTTAACTTCGTTGTAACCGTTTTCGACCCCAACAAGAATGAATCTCTAATTATTGGTTACTTAAATAACAGGCGGTAACATAATTTATTCGATGGTCATATAATTTAGCAAAAGAATGACATACTTAACCGACTATGATATTAGTTAGCTGCTACAATTATTAATAACATCTTTAATATTCATATTAACCGGCTAAAGATTATATGTATATATAAACATATTTTCTCATATTAACTTGAATTATGTAATACGAAGACGTCACTTTTCTTTGTGATGAAACCATCAAGCGACCTTTTCTCGATTTGTGCGCAAACTCGTTCTGAGGTAATGTGGTCTTGATCGTCGGAGCTGTAAACCTAGGAATCTTTAACGAAAGAGGAACAAACTCTGCGAGAGGGGATGATCTTGTTTGGGTCTGAGTCCATGAAGGATTGATTGTAATCAGCTGATTGTGTAGATCATTATGGTGGAACACATACTTTGATTTTGTTTGGATTCATTAAAAAAATAAAAAAAAAAAGCAGAGGAAGAAGATAGAAAGAGAAGATAACGATAAGGAAAAAATAGTATTTTTATTTATTTAAAAAAATCAAAGATCTTGTGGACAGAAATCATCTTTTGGAGAGCCCTGTTTATAATCGGTTACCGAGGCAATATCATAATATCAAAACCAATTCTTTCTACGATATAGCTAAATCTTAGTAAATCTCAAATGTCAGAGTAGGCATAGGACCCTAATACCTGGAAGTCGAGTCGCCAAGGGTCAGAGGTAGTTTTGTCTGTCACCATTGTGGATGCTCTTAGTACGCCATGTAAGCCAAACTTTTTCTCCTATGGCACTTACATAATTTCCGCTTCTTCTTATGTTTTTCACCCAATTAGCTCTATATTTTATGGCCTAAAGAGGCCCAACTTTTAGTTATCTTCTTCGCACATCATTTATCATAGCATAGAAACCAGTGTTCAGATACGGTTAGAGTCAACACAATAATTGTCCTTTCGGAAACATCCGAATAAAATTGAAACTATACAGAGACGATTAGCATGGCCCCTGCGCAAAGAAGACACACAAATCGAAAAATTGTCCAAATTCTTAGGATAATTTTTCTTTCAGATTTGTTGTTCTTCGTGTTCTGAAGTTGTAGTTATGTCTTGGATGAACATCTGCGCAACATAACTTAGATATATCTTTTCATGAATGTTACTCGAGTGTCAAACTCAGTTCTGTCTTTGAAAACTTAAAACTTTAATTTCAGTTTTTTGGTTGAATCGTGCATGTTCTTGTTCGAAAGTATCACTTCATGAGTTTTTGTCATTTAATTCAAGGACTGATTTTGCAGAATATACCGGCGAAATTGACGGCGTTCGTTGTTGCAACTCTGATGATCGGGAACATAATTCCCAATTATTTGTTAGATTCTATCACAAAATTGAATTTCTATTTAACCAGATTTTACATATCTATTTAACCTGATACCTGTTTAGTTATATATATATATCTTCTAAGCCATTGTTCATATTTGCAAATTACAATGTGTCAGGTGGTCTTGCGCTAGTTCGGTTTTGATGGAATATTTTTTTTTTTTTTTTTTTGGAACACCGGTTTTGATGGAATATAATATGTACAACCCAACCTGATCGCCTCATTGCCTGCGGTGTTGCAGTTCCCATGGTCGGAGATAAGCCTTTAACTTGTGCTTACATCCAAACTAGTCTAGACATAAATGTTCCGAAGCAAGTGTTTGCCGTTGAACTTTGCCGTTTTGACCCCATCCATCCTGATTGACACGCATAGATTATATACCGTATATGTTAATACCCAACCTTTTTCGAATATCTTTTTCGAATGGGACCCTTTTTCGATTATCTTCCCCAAAAGAACATACCAAAAGAATATGTAGATAACACATTCAGTCAACCGAATCAAATTAAACAAACAAATCCAATCAAAATATGTTTTACAAAAATAAATGTCTACCTAAATTATTGATAGAATCGTAAAGTTGTTGATAATTTTTTTTATAAAATGGATCTCAAATATTAATTATGCATTTGTGTATGAATCCAACACACAAGAGATGACATCGATTGAGCTTCTTAATCTTCGTACACATAAACTAATCTTATCCACCACCACATCCGCCGCCGCCACCGCCACCATCGTGATGTCCTCCTCCACCGCCACCACCGCCACCACCGCCACCACCGTGATGTCCCCCTCCACCACCGTATCCGTGATTGCTAGAAACGGAGGCAGTGACTGACGCAGCCGAGAGAAACAAGAGACCCCCACCAATACCATTGCTTCTTGTCTGCTTCATCCTACAGTCGTGATGTGCGGAACTAGAGACAGGAGGGAGATATGCAGCCTCTGGATAAAACGTGAATCCACCAGCATCTCTGCTTTTCTGGTTGATGGGCTCGTTAGTGACTGTCCTCTTCTCTCTCATCTTCCCTAGACAACCAATCAGTATAATAGTCAAAACAAAGATTCCACTACAAACTATCAAAATGATACCACCGGTTTCCATGATCGGTCTCTCTCTATGTTCTGTTTTTTTTTTTAAGATTGTATTTATAATCGAAAAATATCAAAGTCCTAACATGGTAATAATGTAGGCATCAAGTTGTAGATTGAATTTTGTTTTTGTTTTTGTTTTTTTAAGAAACCATGATATTATCCAGTAAAAAGTGGACAAATAAATTTCAAACTTGGGCAAAATTTTCAAAATTGTTCCAAATTTTAGCCAAAAAAGATCAATATTATTTTACCAGTTATTATTTTTTATTAATTAAACTAAACAAATATCATACCATATTTCTGTGGTTTTACTTTTAACTTACGAGTTGCCCTTTTTCTTCCTTTTTGTGTGCAAATAATGTTATTACTTTTTTCAAAAATAAAATAAATTAAAAACTATTATCATTATAAATGCTTTTTGTCATTATAAATATTCAGGTAAATATTATTCTTTTTGTTTCAAACAAAAAATATTCTGCTTAGTTTTACTTACTTACATTTCTTATCAATAACTTTTTGTATTATTTATCAATTTTTAAATTTTTTAACTTGAATTTTTAATGTTTTTAAGATTTCAAAAAAAAAAACATCTGATTTTCTATCTATTGAACGAATCCAATAAACTCCATAACAAGCAAACAAAACCGAGTCCGTCCACAAAAACTGGTAAGTCAGGACGTGTGTTTGGTTAGATTATGGTTTGTTTTTTGGTTTTTAGCTTTTCGGTGCTAGAAATATAGGAACCATTCGGTTATTTATGAAATTCAGTTCGATTTTGGTTTTTGGTTCATTTCGTGTAACAAGGTTAAAACAGACTAACATCCAATAAAATTTTAGTTTCAATTAAATTCTGCCTCAGTTCTGTTTTTGAATAATTTCAGATAATACGGGTAAAGATTTCAAGTTTTTGGACTAAATATTGGGTAATCGGATAAATTTGATTCACAAAAAGATTATTTGGGTAGTTCAGATAATTTAAATATTTCGTATAACAATATTCTGTTAGCTTTTTGTAGTTCAGTTTATAAATATTATTTTAAATATTTTTGGTAATTTTAAAACTAAATATAATTAATTTTTTTGTATATAAACTATATTTAAGATATTCGGCTACCCATTCAGTTCACGGTTGAGTTTTGTTTTGGTGTGTAATTTTTCGGTTCTAGAAATATATAGTAACTATTCAGTTATCTGTGAATGTCGGATTGGTTTTGGATTCAAATTTTTGGTTTGGTTCCAGTTTGGTTTTTGGTTCTTCGTGTGTATGTGCATTCTTAAAAACTAGTACAGACTTGGATTGTTCCAAATTCAGTTTACATTCGGTTCAAGGCTATTCAATAAAATATCATCATTAGTTTGTTGTAAGTTATTATAAAAAAGCTGAAATAAAAATAATAAAACATATTATTTCAAGTGTTGGAACCGGGTTCCACCCTCGGTCTAAACTGCAAGTCTAACCCAACTATCAAAAATTTAGCGCCTCTTGAAAACTCATTAAAGATCAAAGGCCCATATCACATAGAGTCCATGAAAAGTTAAGTCAAAGTCTTGTTTAAATTTTTCTGAACTTGCATTTTTTTTGTAAATTTGGGGTTGCACAAGATGCTCTTGTGGAAAGTGAAGTACCTCTTCTTGAATATTTCTACTTCAGAGACAAGAGACAAGATTACCACAATAATATAATTCTGAAACGATTCTCAGGATAATAATTTAATCATGAAGTCTCAGGCTTTTACATCTTTCCAGAGTATGAAGAAAATTAATTTTATTTTAGTTATCAAACTTTTCTTTCAGAGCTTGACACAAATCAGCTTAGTCTTCTATTTTTGAATAGTCATATGTTACATACACATGAGGAGATTTATATCCAATGTTAATCGTTTCGGTTAACCTTTTCATCATTAGATGTAGTTTCACATTTGTAACCCATGCAATGTAGTGTTCTCCGGTTATTTTGAGAGATGAAAATTTGAAAATGCTCAATAAATTCTATTTGATTTTTTTTAAGACGATAAAAATTATTAGAATATCATAATTTTTTAAATGAACTATTTAAATTGTTTATACAAGCAATTATAAGTAAAAATATCGCATAATTCTCCAACAAAAAGACCATATATAGAAGCAAAAAAATTACACTCGCACATAAAATAAAAAAATCCAAGAGAATAATGTTTTGCAATAAAAAATCGGAAAATAGGTATTTGAAATTATTTAAGAGAAGATGAAATGAATGAGTGAAAGATAAGTGTATTCTTAGATACAAAATATTTTTCATAGCCGTTTAAAAATAGTGAAAATATTGAAAGTTTTTCTTTGTGACCGGCATTAAAACATTTTAACAGAAAATCAGTCTGAAAATATTGTAATAATTAATCAGACAAATCCAGTGAAATTCATAATATTTTATATATGCAATTATCAATAATATTATGATGATAAAACTATTTCCGTTAGAACATTACATAAATTATGTGATGGTACAACCAAGCCAATATATTAGTTATAATTTGATGTATTTAGCAACCATGGTATAATAATATGACGATAGACTGTCTGTATTAATATAAGCCAAGAATTGTGCAGTAAAATAATCAATATAAAATAATAAACAATAATATAAACGGTATAACAGATGTTATGACATGATATGTATAAACTCTACCGTATTGGAGAATGATCAATAATGTATTATAATAATATTTATAATTTTATTTTATTAGGAAATTTAAATATAAACAAAATTTTATATTTGTAGAAGGAAGATACTGCTGATATACGATAAATGTACGAAGATAAATTTTTTATGACATAGAAAGAAGTGTGTTTGCAATTTTTAAATCATTATACAACAACAATAATATATATACAGAAAATCTTCCTCAATACCTTTGTTGACATCTG includes:
- the LOC106297347 gene encoding keratin, type II cytoskeletal 1-like — translated: METGGIILIVCSGIFVLTIILIGCLGKMREKRTVTNEPINQKSRDAGGFTFYPEAAYLPPVSSSAHHDCRMKQTRSNGIGGGLLFLSAASVTASVSSNHGYGGGGGHHGGGGGGGGGGGGGHHDGGGGGGGCGGG